Genomic DNA from Nyctibius grandis isolate bNycGra1 unplaced genomic scaffold, bNycGra1.pri scaffold_157_arrow_ctg1, whole genome shotgun sequence:
ccccccacccataTTGGGGTCCCCTCAACTGGGACCCTactgggaccccccacccaaaccagggacccccccaccctgacccccacccccaccctgggaccccccacccacATTTTCTGACCTTCGAAGTTTCGGGCCTCCACGTTCACGGGGACCCTCGAGGACATCAcggcctggggggggggggggagggtggggggcacccatgggtgggtcttgggggcacccatggggggtcctgggtgcccTGTGGGGGGGTTTGTGGGGTCCTGGGTGCCCCTTGGTGGGTTTTGGGTGCCCtatgggggggtttggggtcctgggtgccccctgggggtgttgggtgccccccacccgtACCTGGATGACgcggggggtccctgggtgctctatggggggttttggggtccctgggtgccccctgggggtcctgggtgccCTATGGGGGTTTgtggggtccctgggtgccTTATGGGGGGTCTTGGGTGCCCTatggggggtcctgggtgcccCCCGGGGTCTTTGGGTGCCCTATGGGAGGgtttggggtccctgggtgccctGTTGGGGTCCTGGGTGCCCCATGGGGGTTTGTGGGGTCCTGGGTGCCCCTTGGTGGGTTTTGGGTGCCCTAaggtgggttttggggtcctgggtgccccatgggtgccccctgggggtgttggttgcCCCCCACCCATACCTGGATGACgcggggggtccctgggtgccccctggggtccctgggtgccctATGGATGGTcttggggtccctgggtgccccctggggggtcctgggtgccctatgggggtccctgggtgccctATGGGGGGTCTTGGGTGCCCACCTGGACACTTGGGTGCCCtatggggggttttggggtcctgGGTGCCCCCTGGGGGGCTTTAGGGTCCTGGGTGCCCTATGGGGGGTCTTGGGTGCCCTATGGGGGTCCTGGGTGCCCtatggggggttttggggtcctgggtgccccctggggtccctgggtgccccATGGGTGCCCTGGGTGCCCACCGGGGGTgttgggtgccccccacccatACCTGGATGACGCGGGGGGTCCCATAGGTGGCCCCCAGGTGCAGCGCGGTCCGGCCCCGGTGATCGGCCGCGTCGGGGTCGGCCCCGAGGGCCAACAGGTCCCCGACcacccccggggccgccgcggccgccgccaccagcaggggggtctgggggggtcaGAGGTCAAAGGTCAGGGGTCAGAGGTCACCCCCGGgtcccctgtcacccccccgGACCCCAAACTGCCCCAAGAGCCCCGTTATTGCCCCTTAATTACCCATTATTAGCCCATTATTACCCCTTATTAGCCCTTATTAGCCCATTATTACACCTTTATTACCCCTTATTACCCCTTATTAGCCCATTATTACCCCTTATTAGCCCTTATTAGCCCATTATTACCCCTTATTACCTCTTATTAGCCCGTTATTACCCCTTATTAGCCCATTATTACACCCTTATTACTCCTTATTACCCCTTATTAGCCCATTATTTCCCCTTATTAGCTCTTATTACCCCATTATTAAGCCATTATTACACCCTTATTACCCTAAATTACCCTCTTATTAATTAACTCTTCTTACCCCCTATTACCCCCTTATTACCCCTTTAACTCCCTTATTACCCCCCTTTAATTACTCTCTTATTAATTATCCCTTATTATCCCTTTTTTACCCCTTTTTACCTCTTATTACCCCATTATTACCCCCTTATTAGCCCCTTATTACCCCCTTATTACCCCGTTATTACCCCATTATCACCCCTCTCACCCCATAACCTCATTATTACCCCCTTATTACCCCCTTATTACCTTGTTGTTACCCCACTATCACCCCGCTCACCCCATAACCTCATTATTACCCCCCTTACCCCCTTATTACCCCCTTATTACCCCCTTATGCCCCGGTTATTACCCCATTACCCCATTTTAATGCTGTTATTACCCCCTTATTATGGCTTTCACCCTTATTACCCCCTTATTACCCCCTTATTACCCCATTATTACCCCGTTATCGCCCCTCTCACCCCATAACCTCATTATTACCCCCTTATTACCCCCCTATTATCCCCTTATTACCCCATTATTACCCCCTTATCGCCCCATTCACCCCCATAACCTCATTATTACCCCCTTATTACCCCCCTATTACCTCCTTATTACCCCCTTATTACCCCGTTATCACCCCTCTCACCCCATCACCTCATTATTACCCCCCTATTACCCCCTTATTACCCCGTTATTACCCCATTATCGCCCCATTCACCCCCATAACCTCATTATTACCCCCCTATTACCCCCCTATTACCCCATTATTACCCCATTATTACCCCATTATTACCCCGTTATCGCCCCTCTCACCCCATAACCCCGTTATTACCCCCCTATTACCCCGTTATTACCCCGTTACCTTCCCCCGGTGCTCCCGCAGCTCCAGTTGCCCCAACGCCTTGAAGGCCTCAGCGGCTGCCCGGGCCGGGGCTCGTAGCCCCCGGGCACACAGCACGTGCAGCAGCCTGGGGGCAGGGGGCAGGGGGCAGGGGTCAACCCCCAActacccccccccaccccataacTGCCCCCAGAACCCATAACTACCCCCAGAACCCATAACTACCCCCCATGGGCCCTATTGCCCCACATCTTGCCCCATTGACCCCATTGACCACCCCATTGACCCCATTGACCCCATTGACCCCCCATGTGCTCTATTGCCCCCACATCTTGCCCCATTGACCCCATTGACCACCCCATTGACCCCATTGACCCCCATGACCCCTATAGACCCCCCATGGGCCCTATTGCCCCACATCTTGCCCCATTGACCCCATTGACCACCCCATTGACCCCATTGACCCCCATGACCCCTATAGACCCCCCATGGGCCCTATTGCCCCACATCTTGCCCCATTGACCCCATTGACCACCCCATTGACCCCATTGACCCCCATGACCCCTATGGACACCCCATGGGCCCTATTGCCCCCCCATAGGCCCTATTGCCCCACATCCTGCCCCATTGACCCCATTGACCACCCCATTGACCCCATTGACCCCAGTGACCCCTATAGACCCCCCATGGGCCCTATTGCCCCACATCTTGCCCCATTGACCCCATTGACCACCCCATTGACCCCATTGACCCCCATGACCCCTATAGACCCCCCATGGGCCCTATTGCCCCCCCATAGGCCCTATTGCCCCACATCCTGACCCATTGACCCCATTGACCACCCCATTGACCACCCCATTGACCCCATTGACCCCCATGACCCCTATAGACCCCCCATGGGCCCTATTGCCCCACAACCTGCCCCATTGACCCCATTGACCACCCCATTGACCCCCATGACCCCTATAGACCCCCCATGGGCCCTATTGCCCCACAACCTGCCCCATTGACCCCATTGACCCCCCCATTGACCCCATTGACCACCCCATTGACCCCATTGACCCCCATGACCCCTATAGACCCCCCATGGGCCCTATTGCCCCACAACCTGCCCCATTGACCCCATTGACCACCCCATTGACCCCATTGACCCCCCCATTGACCCCATTGACACCCACGACCCCTATAGACCCCCCATGGGCCCTATTGCCCCACAACCTGCCCCATTGACCCCATTGACCCCCCCATTGACCCCATTGACCCCCCCATTGACCCCGTTGACCCCCATGACCCCTATAGACCCCCCATGGGCCCTATTGCCCCACAACCTGCCCCATTGACCCCATTGACCCCCACGACCCCTATTGCCCCCCCATCTTGCCCCGTTGGCCCCCCAGGTTGCCCCCCAACTCACGTGTCCCCCTCCTCGTCCTGCCGCAGGAGCTCCCGGGGGTCCATGGCCCGCACGGCGGCGCGGGCGGCTGCCAACTCCCCGGGGTCAGGTTCGGGGTCAGGGTCAAGGTCAGGGGTCAAACCCCCCAGGGtgacccccatgtccccccctgGCACCAGCggctggggccaggcagggccTGGGGGTGCCAAGGGGGCTGCGGCCTGGGGGGATACTGGGGTCAGAGGTCAAGTTGGGGGTGTCATGGCCCCTATTGGCCCCCCTGGTGCTCCAGTTGCCCCCATTGCCCCCCCATTGACCCCCCATTGCCTCCATTGACCCCCATTGACCCCCCATTGACCCTGTTGACCCACATTGACCCCCTTGGCCACCATTGACCCCCCATTGACCCCGTTGACCCCCATTGACCCCCATTGACCACTATTGAACCCCATTGACCTCTGTTGACCCCTGTTGACCCCCCATTGCCCCCATTGACCCCGATTGACCCCCACTGACACCCCATTGACCCCCATTGACCCCCATTGACCCCCCATTGCCTCTATTGACACCCATTGACCCCCATTGACCCCGTTGACCCCATTGACCCCCATTAACCTCTGTTGACCCCGTTGACCCCCATTGACCCCCCATTGACCACCATTGACCCCTGTTGACCCCTGTTGACCCCCATTGACCCCCATTGACCCCCATTGACCACCTTTGACCCCCATTGACCCCTGTTGACCCCCATTGCCCTCCCATTGACCCCATTGACCCCGTTGACCCCCATTGACCCCCCATTGACCACCATTGACCCCTGTTGACCCCTGTTGACCCCCATTGACCCCCATTGACCCCCATTGGCCACCATTGCCCCCCATTGACCACCATTGACCCCCCCATTGCCTCCATTGACCCGGTTGACCCGCATTGCCCCCCATTGCCCCCCATTGACCACCATTGACCACCATTGACCCCCATTGACTTCTGTTGACCCCCATTGACCACCATTGACCACCATTGACCACCATTGACCCCTGTTGACTTCTGTTGACCCCTGTTGGCCCCCGTTGACCCCCATTGACCACCATTGACCCCCATTGACCCCCATTGACCTCTGTTGACCCCCATTGCCCCCCATTGACCCCCATTGACCTCTGTTGACCCCTGTTGACCCCCATTGACCCCCACTGACCCCCATTGACCCCCCCATTGTCCCCACACACCTGGCAGCCCCCCAAGTTGGAGGCTCCTCCCCCATAGGCCCCCCCCGGGCCACCCTGGACCACTGGGGGGACCCCACAGGGgttggggggcactggggggcgTCCAGGCCAGGAGGCAGCGGGGGACGGGATGGGGACATCtgtgggggggacatgggggtgagggaggggactggggggactgggagggactgggggggactgggaggactggggggacatggggggacatgggggatgtggggggacatggggacatggggtacgtggggggacatggggggggacatgggggggacatggggacatggggggactgggagggactgggggggactgggaggactggggggacatggggggggacactgggggtcAAAGGTCACTCACCGGCGGGGGGGCGCCCCGGGggtctccccctcccccccccctgctgctgcctcagcaccTTCAGGAGCTGCTTCACCGTCtgggggggggatgtgggggggcGGCcacctggggggggggaggggaggggtcACAcctgggacacccccccccctcagcacccatgggtgcccccccagcaccccgggacccccccagcacccctgggacccTCCCAAACACCTGGGTGCCCgccagcacccatgggacccccccagcacccctgtgtccccccagcacccctgtgcccccccccggacccccccccaaaccactgggacccccccgcagcacccatgggtgccccccccagcacccataggtgcccccccaaacccctgtgtccccccccagcacccatgggagcCCCCTCTtacccctgggacccccccaacCACCTGtgcctcccccagcacccatgagtcccccccagcacccatgggacccccccagcacccatgggtgcccccccaaaCACCTGGATTCCCCCCAGCACAcatgggaccccccccagcacccatgggtgccccccagcacccctaggatccccccagcacccctgtgtcccccccagcacccatgtgTGCCCCTCATCCCCTCTGGGACCCTCCCCAAACCCCTGggtgctccccagcacccctgtgtccccctcagcacccatgggtgcccccccagcacccatgggtgcccccccaaacccctgtACCCCCCCCCAAACTCCTGTGCCGCCCCCcggcacccctgggtgcccccccaaacccctcggacccccccagcacccataggtgcccccccaaacccctgtACCCCCCCCAAActcctgtgtccccccccagcacccctgggtgcccccccaaccccctgtcccccccccagcacccctgggaccccccccagcacccatgggacccccccagcacccatgggtgcccccccaacccccctgGGTGTCCCCCCAAACCCTTtggaccccccccagcacccctgggtgccccccatcccccctgtcccccccccagcacccctgggacccccccgcacccatgggtgctccccCACCCCCACGCCAGGGCTTCCCCAGCGGGGGCGGGAGCCGCCAGGGGGAATCCCCCGGCGTGACGTCACGGGGATTCCCACGACGTCAGCGCCCGCCCCCGCTGGCCACGCCCCCCCCTCCGCATCGCGAGGTTCCTCTTAAAGGGGCCGCGCACCCCTCTTAAAGGGCCAGAGCCCCCTAAAAGCACGTCTTAAAGGGCCAGCACCCCTAAAAGCGGCTCTTAAAGGGCCAGTGACCCCCCCCCGCTCTCTTAAAGGGCCAGAGCCCCCTAAAATCGGGTCTTAAAGGGCCAGAGCTCCCTAAAGCGGGTCTTAAAGGGCCAGCGTCCCCTAAAAGCGACTCTTAAAGGGCCAGTGTCCCCCTCCCAGCTCTCTTAAAGGGCCAGCACCCCCTAAAACCGCATCTTAAAGGGCCAGCGTCCCCCTCCCAGGTCTCTTAAAGGGCCAGAGTCCCCTAAAAGCGGGTCTTAAAGGGCCAGcgtcccctcccagctctctTAAAGGGCCAGAGCCCCCTAAAGCGCATCTTAAAGGGCCAGAGTCCCCTAAAGCAGGTCTTAAAGGGCCAGAGTCCCCTAAAGCAGGTCTTAAAGGGCCAGAGTCCCCTAAAAGCAGGTCTTAAAGGGCCAGCATCCCCCAAAAGAGGGTCTTAAAGGGCCAGTATCCCCTAAAAGCGGGTCTTAAAGGGCCAGCACCCCTAAAAGCGCCTCTTAAAGGGCCAGCGTCCCCCTCCCGGGTCTCTTAAAGGGCCAGAGCCCCCTAAAGAGGGTCTTAAAGGGCCAGCGTCCCCTAAAAGCAGGTCTTAAAGGGCCAGTGACCCCCCCAGCTCTCTTAAAGGGCCAGCACCCCCTAAAAGCGCATCTTAAAGGGCCAGCATCCCCTAAAAGCGGGTCTTAAAGGGCCAGCGTCTCCCCCCCAGCTCTCTTAAAGGGCCAGCGTCCCCTAAAACCGGGTCTTAAAGGGCCAGAGCCCCCTAAAAGCAGGTCTTAAAGGGCCAGAGCTCCCTAAAAGCGGGTCTTAAAGGGCCAACGTCCCCCTAAAAGCGGGTCTTAAAGGGCCAGCgtccccctcccagctcccttAAAGGGCCAGAGCCCCCTAAAAGTGGGTCTTAAAGGGCCAGCGTCCCCCCACAGCTCTCTTAAAGGGCCCGCACCCCACGTACCTCTCTGGGGGCGCATCCCGCGGCgcggggggtgggtggggggcacccaggcgCGAATGGGCCCCGGTCAGAATCGGGGCCCGTTATatcggggtggggggaggggcgAGGAGGCCCCGCCCCGGAGGGAAACGTCATCGTTGGGTgacggggggggggcggggcttcCGCAGCCGCTTGGGTGCTCctggtgggtgggggggggggaggggtggcCCAGGTGTGAGTCACGTGGCCGCCCCCGCGTGACGTCATGGGTGTCGTGTGCAAAagtcaccccccccccccccttcctcctcccccccccatAAAGGGGCGCTGGCCCTTTAAGGGCTGTTAAGTCCGCCCCCCCGCTAGGGGGCGCTGTTGCTTCAAGGGGGGAAAGGGGCGGGGTTATGCTAATGAGGGGGGCGGGGCTTCTGCTGGAAAGGGGCTGGAGACCCACCAGCACCTTGACGTCGTCATGGAGACCCACCAAGATCGTGAGCTCTCATTGGGTGGGGACGCAACCGGGGGCTCCGCCCACTTCCTCAAGCCCCGCCCACTTCCTCATggcccctcccaccccacagccgCCATCTTGGATGGTCTCCACCCCACGTGacccccatctcccccccaACCCAGAAGCTCTTGAGATCCACCACCACCTTGACGTCCCTTTGGAGACCCACCAAGACCATGAGCCCTCATTGGAGGGtccccccacgtccccatggcccctcccaccccccagccGCCATCTTGGATGGTCTCCGCCCCACGTGACCCCCATCTCCCACCCCAACCCAGAAGCTCTTGAGGTCCACCACCACCTTGACGTCCCTTTGGAGGCCCACCAAGACCACGAGCCCTCATTGGGTTGGGACACAACTGGGGGCTCCACCCACTTCCTCATggcccctcccaccccccagccGCCATCTTGGATGGTCTCCACCCCACGTGACCCCCATCTCCCACCCCAACCCAGAAGCTCTTGAGATCCTCCACCACCTTGACGTCCCTTTGGAGGCCCACCAAGACCACGAGCCCTCATTGGAGGATCCCTCCAGATCCTCATGGCCCCGCCCACCCCACAGCCGCCATCTTGGATGGTCTCCACCCCACGTGACCCCCATCTCCCACCCCAACCCAGAAGCTCTTGAGATCCACCACCACCTTGACATCCCTTTGGAGGCCCACCAAGACCACGAGCCCTCATTGGAGGATCCCTCCAGGTCCTCATGGCCCCGCCCACCCCCCATCCGCCATCTTGGATGGTCTCCACCCCACATGACCCCTATCTCCCACCCCAACCCAGAAGCTCTTGAGGTCCACCACCACCTTGACGTCATCTTGGAGACCCACCAAGACCACGAGCCCTCATTGGGTGGTTCCCCCACGTCCTCATGGCCCCTCCCACTTCCTCATGGCCCCTCCCACTTCCTTATGGCCCCGCCCACCCCACAGCCGCCATCTTGGATGGTCTCCACCCCACGTGACCCCCATCTCCCACCCCAACCCAGAAGCTCTTGAGATCCACCACCACCTTGACGTCAATTTGGAGGCCCACCAAGACCACGAGCCCTCATTGGAGGATCCCTCCAGATCCTCATGGCCCCGCCCACCCCACAGCCGCCATCTTGGATGGTCTCCACCCCACGTGACCCCCATCTCCCACCCCAACCCAGAAGCTCTTGAGATCCATCACCACCTTGACGTCACTTTGGAGGCCCACCAAGACCTCCAGCCTTTAATGGGTGGGTGGCACCCAATTATGGGGTCCCCACCCACTCCCTCAagcccctcccaccccccagccGCCATCTTGGGTGGGGGGCGGGGTCACTgctccccctgccaccaatgGTAGAGCTGGTCGGTGAGGATGCCCGTGTAGGTCATCACCGCCGCCGACCCCTTCTCGTAGGCGTCCCTTGGGTGACACAAGGAGGTCGGGGTGACCTTTGGGTGCCCATGTGACGTCAtagggtgggggtgggggggggtgggggaggggtgACAGCACCCCCCACCCATCTCCTACCGGATCTTCTCCTGGGCTGAGGGGAGACGCAGACGGTCCAGGAGGTCCCCGGCCACCGACCCGGCCTGGCCCAGGtagccggcggcggcggcgcggagtTGGGTGAGGGTGtcgggggggtcagggtgctgcGGGGGGGCGGTGGTGGCGGCGGAGGTGGCTGGGGGGGTGAGAtgggtgggggtcagggtgctggggtgccatgggtgggggtcagggtgctgggggggtcagggtgctggATTTGGGGTGAGATGGGTGGGGGTCTAGGTGGTGGGGTGC
This window encodes:
- the APOC2 gene encoding apolipoprotein C-II — translated: TSAATTAPPQHPDPPDTLTQLRAAAAGYLGQAGSVAGDLLDRLRLPSAQEKIRDAYEKGSAAVMTYTGILTDQLYHWWQGEQ